One window of Osmerus eperlanus unplaced genomic scaffold, fOsmEpe2.1 SCAFFOLD_716, whole genome shotgun sequence genomic DNA carries:
- the LOC134015920 gene encoding ninjurin-2-like yields GGASTLNINHYATKKSAAESMLDVALFLANVTHMKTVIEQGAGFRYYIAVLTLISFSLALQIVAGVLFIIMARRDITDTAQQHRLNTYNNTATALVFIIIILNIFITTFGMERTGLFPRIHPHGHY; encoded by the exons ggAGGAGCCTCTACTCTCAACATCAACCACTACGCCACCAAGAAGTCTGCGGCGGAGAGCATGCTGGACGTGGCTCTGTTCCTGGCCAACGTCACCCACATGAAGACCGTCATCGAGCAGGGGGCGGGGTTTAGGTACTACATAGCCGtcctcaccctcatctccttctcATTGGCTCTCCAGATCGTGGCCGGCGTCCTGTTCATCATCATGG CTCGGAGAGACATCACAGACACTGCACAGCAGCACAGACTCAACACCTACAACAACACAGCCACCGCCCtggtcttcatcatcatcatcctcaacaTCTTCATCACCACCTTTGGCATGGAACGCACCGGCCTGTTCCCACGGATACACCCTCACGGACACTACTAA